The sequence ACGGACAAGACCTTCCTGCATTTTGGCCTGGCCAAAGAGGGCTGAACCGAAACAAAGTTGGAAATAAAACGGTCTGTTCTAGCAGACCGTTTTTTTAGGGATACAAAATGAAGTGGATCAAACAGGGCGCGCAGCTGGTCGTGGTGTTGCTGGCGGCCCTCTGGCTCGGTGGCTGGGTACGGGGCATGATGATGAGCCCGGCCCACGGCAGCGTGCCCGGTGCCCCCTTGCCGGTGCTGACTCAGGTGCACAGCGACTGGTTTTTAAGTGGTGACTTTGCCCCCCCGGTTGGCGCTGGCAACCGCCTGGTTTATCTGTTCGCCCCCTGGTGTACCATATGTAAGCTGACCTTTCCCCACCTAGAGCAGTGGCAGCAGCAGGGCAGGGCGGTCACTCCTGTGGCCCTGAGTTATCAGAGTACCCAGGAGGTGACCGACTTCCTAGAGAGCTTTAGCGGAACCCCTGAGCAGGTATTGATGGGCAATCGCGCCCTTGCCCAGCAGCTGGATGTGCTGGCCTTTCCCACCTATCTGATCGTCGACGAACAGGGACAGATCCTCTCCAGCCGGGTGGGGTACCTGCCCGAATGGATGCTGGGGCTCTATCTGGATTACTACGGCATCTGAGTTTCCTTCTCCCTGCTATACTAGGTTTGCAGTTACAAAACAGGATGTTGTGACGTTAATCGTCGAACCAGTGCTCTTAGGGAAAGGATCTGGTATGGCAAGAGTACAAGGAGACGCCCCCAGGCCCGAGTGGCTTAGGGCCTTGCTGTCCAAGGTAGGAGAGGAGGAGCACTCCCCCTTCTGGAAGACCCAGTACAATGGTGTTGTCAAAACCCGGGCCAGGGATCGGGCCATCAAGGTGCTGATGGCCGTGGGTCTGCTGACCTTTATTCCCCTTGGGCTGATGAACCTGAGCGGAGATGCGCCGGTTCTCGGGAGCCTGTTGCTGCTATATGGTGTTTTACTCACCATTGAGTGCAAAACGGTGCTGGTTCATGGCAAAGGGGTGTTCGGCTATCTGGTTATGGGGCTGCTTCTGGCCTGTGTTGCCATCAGCTCTGTGTGGGTGAAGGGGGCGCTGGCTTCCTATTGGATGTTTCCCGTTGTCACGGCTTTGGTGTTTTTTGCTCCGCCGAAGGTGTCTGCTGCCAGTAATCTGCTGATCATTGTTGGGGTGCTGTTCGCTTCTTTGCAAAGTATGGAGCCAAAGCTGGCGGTGAGGATGGTGGCGGCATTGTTCATTGTCGCTGGTGTCGCGCATTTTGTTATGACCGCCATACTCAGGTTGCACGCCCAATTGGTGCAGTTGTCCACCCACGACTCTTTGACCCAGGCACTGAATCGCAGTCAACTGGACGATCACCTGACGCACAGCCTTAGACGAGACACTGAGCGTCCCGCCTCCATTGCGCTTCTGGATATTGATAACTTCAAAAACATCAATGACACCTATGGTCACGACGTGGGTGACAAGGTGATCACCCAGGTGGTCGAGTGCATCAACACCCACACCAGGAAGCATGACCTGCTGTTCCGCGTCGGCGGAGATGAGTTCCTGATTCTGTTTAATGACACCCAGCCCACTGAGGCGGTGAGGGTGGCCGACAAGCTTCGGCTGGCCATTCAGTCTTTGACCTTGGGGCCGGGGCTGTCCGTCTCGGTCAGCATTGGCCTGAAGGGGGCCAAGGGGGCCCTCGAGCCGCGGCAGTGGATCAGGCAGGCCGACCGGGCCCTGTATCGAGCCAAGAAGGCTGGCAGAAACCAGGCGGTGTTGGCGGATTCTTAAAGGGGAGGGCGCCGGTTAGAACTCGTAGTGGAGCATCAGCGACGGGCCCTCGTAATTGAACTGCACATCGATGTCAGAGAAGCGTCTCTTCTCCTCCACGTCCAGTTCGTAGTTCTGCCAGGCCAGCCCGAGGGCCAGATTGGGCAACAGGTACCAGGCGGCCTGCAACCGCCAGTCCAGAAGCCGGCCATCCACGTCATCCAGGGACACTTTGAGGTATTGGGTGTGGAAGGAGATCAGCCAGTTCTCCGCCGGTTGCCAGCCGAAAATGAGGCCGATGTCCGGAAGAGGGGCGGTGATGTCCCCAATAGCCCGCTCAGTTACCTCCATCTCATTGCCCCCTTCACCCACCAGGGTCAGGTCGCCAGACAGCACTGCGTGGACATCCATGATGTGTACCCCCAGGGTGCTGAGCAGGGCGTAGTTGTCGCCCAGTATCAGGGTGCGGCCATACACCAGTTGATAGATGTCCACATCCAGTTCCGATCTTAAGTTGGCGCCTGCCTCAACCTGATAGCTATTCCCTTCCCAGTCGAATTCGAAGCTTTTCGTCAGAGAGCGGCTTTGGGCATTGCGGTGCAGCGTCAGGTAGTTTAACGACAGCATATTCTTTTCATCGAAGCGGTAGGTCAGCTCCACAAAGGGGCTGAACTTGGACTCATCCAGTGCCAGATCAGACTCGAAATCGATCCGTATGGGGTTGTCCCCTATGACGGTTCTGGCGCCGAAACTGGAGTCTACATCGGCCCAGAACCCGCCGACGCGCAGACTGAATCCGCTGTCGAAAGGGCGGGCAAAGACCGACGGGGTAAGCAAGAGCAGCAATGGAAGGTATCTCATTTTATTCCCAAAACTCAGTAGGTTGGTTTGAGCTTAGAACAGCGGCTAGGTTTCTGCGACCCTCAGACGGTGTGGCAGACCCGGTTGCGACCTCCGGCTTTGGCCTGGTAAAGGGCCCGGTCGGCTTTGCTGGTCAGAGAGCTGACGCTGTCGCTGTCGGTAAAGGAGGCCACGCCGAAACTGATGCTCAGTTTGCGGCCTGTTTCGAACTGGTGGGACTCCACCTCTTGTCGTATCCGTTCGGCCAGTTTGGTGGCTTGATTGAGCTCGGTTTGAGGGCAGATGATCAGGAACTCCTCGCCGCCCCAGCGCCCGGCGTAATCTGAGCTTCGCAGGCTGGACTGGATCAGCTCGGCGATGGTGATCAGCACCCGGTCGCCCACCTGGTGCCCAAATTGATCATTGACCTCTTTAAACAGGTCGACGTCACCCAACAAGATGCACAGCGGTGTTTGATAGCGGCGGGCCCGGTCAATTTCAGTCTGGAAGGTGGCGTCCAGCTTCAGCCGGTTGGCAATGCCGGTGAGCGGGTCGATGTTGGCCTGCATCTCCAGGGCTTTCTTCAGTCGCCAAAGCTCGGTGACGTCGGTGGAGATGCCAACCAGCTCATTGATCTGGCCATTGTCCTCTCTCAGCGGATGCTTGGTCTCCAGGTAAACCGTCGGCTTGCCAAACTCCCGTTCGACGATCACCTCCTCCTGATTAGCCTCCCCCCCAAGGACCTTCCTGTCTATCGCCTTGAGCTGTTGCTGGGTCTCTATGGGAAAGTAGTGGCTGTCGCTGAAGTCGGGAATCTGGCTTTCGTCGATCTGAAACAGGTCGAGGCAGGGTTTGTTGGCGTAGGTGTAATGCTGATTGCGGTCTTTGGTGTAGATGTGGGCGCCGGCGTGGTCGAGGATCTGAGCAAGCCGCTTGCTGTGCAGACGGGCTTTATCGATCCGCTGTTGATAACGGAGCAGCTGAATCGCCAAAAGGGCGATGGCCAGGGTAAGGAAAAGAACGAGGCCCGCCATCCAAGACTCCTGAGTGAAGACTTAGGATGATTGTCACTGAGTTATAAGGAAATGTCCAATGTGTTATCGGAATGAAAAAGGCGGCTGTTGCCGCCTTCTGTCAGAATACGCAGTGCTTAGCGTAATCGGTCGCCTCGTTGGCGGTCCAGTCGCCCTTGGGCTTCTCTTCCATCTTCTTACACCAGGCTTCACTGCCCACTTCAGGGGAGCAGGCGGTCATCAGAGAAAGCAGCGCCAGGGCGGCAAAGATTTTTTTCATGGTCAGTCCCAAACAGTTAACAATCGACAGGGCTACAGGTTAACCCGAAACGGCGGCACTCCGTTACCTTAAATGCCCGGGCTACAGGCAATTGAACAAAAAAGCGGCCCGAAGGCCGCTTTGCACACTACTTACAGGGAAACTCAGTTACTGCACTGATGTGGGAAGGGTTGATTGTCTACAAACTCTGCAGGGCAGCTGGCGTCACAGGGGCTGCACAGGTTTCGCTCAGGGCGCTGTACGTCGTGACAGAAGTAGCAACCAATGCCGGAGCCCTTGCTGACGTGACCGTGCATCTTCTCGTGGGTGCGAGGCAGATTCTTGGTGCCGTCGTGACACTGAGCACACACCTGCTCCTTGGGCCCTTTCAGCTTGAAGCCCATGGCGTCCAGTTTGGAATCGGTGGTCAGATCCAGATCGGTAGAGTGACACTGGGTACAATCCGCCACTTCGCTGGCTGGGTTCACCCCATGGTTGATCATCTGGAAGGTGTCAGTCTCGATCCACTCATAGGGCTCGTTGGTGGGGTACCCCATGTTGGACAGGCCATTCTCAATCGCCTTCACCGCGTCACCGGAACCCTTGAGGTACTCAAAGGTGTCCAGGGCGATCATGCGGCTGTCGGCACTGGTCATAGGCTGAAGGGCAGTCTTGTACTTGAACGGTGTCAGCTTACCGTCATTGACGTCACCCAGAGGACGGGAGGTGGGGTAGAGCCCGGTTTCGGGATCCACTTTGGCCAGATCGCCCAACAGGTAGTTGTCGCTCTTACGGTTCCAGAAGCGAACCTCAGGCACCTGGTTGGCCAGCTTGTCGGTGTGCGGGTGGCCTGGGCCCGATACGCCGTCGGCAGGCGTGCCGTCGTGGTGGAACTGCCAGTCACGATGCATCTCTGTAGGCATGTGGTTGGCCGCGCCCAGATCTTTGGCGTAGGTGGGGATGTGGCAAGACTGACAGGCTACGCGAGGAACGTGGCGATCGGGCTCGTCACGACGGCCGGAGCTGGCGTGACCGGTGCCTGAGTCCATGCCCACGTGGCAGGAGCTGTTGGCGCAGGTGATCTCGGCGCCACGAACAATGTCGTCGGTGGGACGCAGGTCGGAGCCTTTACCGATCACTCGGTGGCTTTCAAACTTGTGGCAATCCTGGCACTGGAGGTTGGCGCCGGTCACGTTCATGTGCACATCGAAGTGCGCATCGCCGTTGGCCATCAGGGCAGAGGAGAGGTCGCCACGCTTCACGCCATCACCGCCACCGGCATAAGCGTGACACTTCAGGCAGTTGGTGCGCTCTGGAGCGGCAATGTTCTGGACATAGCCGTCCAAGTCAGCTTGGGCTGTGCCGTCCGCAGGACCCAGGGAGCCGTCAGACTTGCGTACCCGGTTCAGGGCGTAGTCTTTGTTGTGGCACATCAGGCAGTCGACGTTGGCAACGGTGTCGCCTTCGCCGGGCTTGGTGCCGCGGCCGGCGTGGCAGGAGCCGCACACAGGCCAGTCGCCTTCAATGTTGATGCAGTAGCTGTTTACCGCGTTGGTCAGCTTACCCTGCAGGGTACCACCCTGGTTGGTCATATCCGGGGTTTCGCCAGTCCACTGATAGTGAGTGGAGCCGAACATCTCCTGGTATTGGCTACCGCCTTCACCGCCGTCGTGGCAGTTGATACAGGCGCTGGGGTAGTCAGTCCAGGCGAGGCCGTCATGGGGGCTGACGGCACAGCCGTTGACGGGCTCAACTTCGCACACGCCGCATGAGTTGAGTTGCCAGACACTGGCATCGTTATCGTTACAATCTTGGGCGGCTTTTACACCGTCTCCATCCAAGTCAATGGGCTTGGCCGCATAACTCGGTAGGGCGAGCGCAACAGCGAATAGGCCCGCCAAAGATATTAGCGTTTTAGAGTTCATCATATTCTCCAGTAATTTTTATTTTTCCCGAAGCGAATAACTTTCCATTTATTTGTTCAGTTTTTTGATTCTGTACGCACTGACTCCTATGTGCGTGTTTCGCCTCGTTGTTGTGTCTGTTGCTTATTAGTTTTTTCTGTGTGATTGGCTCCTTTTAATCAGTTTATCTGAACAACCTAATTTAGCTATATCTAACATAGCAGCAAATAAAGGGTGTTCAGTGACTCTGGTCACAAACGCAAATGTTGAAAGAATGTTTTCTGATATCTAAAAAACCTTTTGTCACAAGGGTTTTGGGGCATTTAAGTTGTTAATTTTGGGTTGGGCTGATGGTGGGGAGTGGCGATTGGTTCTGAACGAAGAACACGTTTATGTGAATAATTTAGGTGAATAATTCGCGGTAATACCTATTACTGACGACTATCTTGGTGGTCTAAATGACATTTTTTTTGAGGCGTCAAATTAATTGCGCGTTGTCAGAGGAATGTCACTTCGTAAGATCGCCACGTGACTTTTAAAGGTGAAAGTAATTACTTAAACAAGAAGTGAGGTTGGTATTTTAGGGGAGAAGGTGGCTGTTTTGAGGGTATATTAAATACACCAGTGGAAAAGCATCGCTGCCGCCAGGCAGTGGAAACGGCGACAGCGATGAAACTTTATTGGGAGATAAAACGAAGCAGCTCTGTACCTGCGTCATCCAATAGGCTCAGAGTATTGCCCCTAATCTCATAGCGCGTGGTCTGAGACAGGTGCGCCAGGTATTCCCGTTCCAGGTCCATTCCTTGCGGGCAGGCCATCATGGTGGCGGCCATGGGCCCGGCTGCGATCTTGCCGCTGTCGTCCAGATATCGGCCGTGGTAGCGGTTGCATCCGGAGAAGCCCGCAGCGATGCCTTCCTGATTGACCACCAGGTTGGCGGCCTTATCCTGCATTCCGAGCGGAGCGGGCTCTCCCTGTATATGGGACAGAATCCAATGGGTGTCTTTCAGGGGCAGGTCTGGTGCCTGCTCGTGGGCCACCATCTGCAGCATCATGTTATTACCATCACCGTCGAAGGCATTTTCAACCGAGGTATTGATGAACATCAGCCGGCCATGGGGGCCTTCGATGCGGGCACTGAGGGTGTAGCTGTGCCCCGGCTTGAGTCGATCAGGGTCATAGGTCAGCTCAAACGGATAGGGCGGCGCACCATTGATGGTGTAGGTCTGCTCGGCCAGCGTTTCGGCGGCCACGTCCTGTTTGGAGGTGTCCTGCAGGGCAACTTTGACTACAGCTCCTGGCGGCAGGGCGATTCGCTCGCGATAGCTGACGCTGCCGGATACATTCTCTGATTGAGGTTGGTTGGCGCAGCCTGTGACCAGAAGGGCACTGGCGACCAGGGCCAAACCGAAGTGATTCATGGATGCTTACCCCGATTAAATGCAATGACGACAATAATAGTCTCCGAATGGCTTAACCGGGGCTGTATGGTGGGCGGATGTGTGTCTTACTGGCTGCGCAGGAAAGTAACAATTTGCGTCAGCGCCGGTGTCACCCTGTCGGGTTGACCGGCCCTGAGCAGCGCGCGAATCCCCTGAATCTGCAACACCAGCCAGTGGGTCAACAGATCGGTGTCGGTATTGGCGCCGAGTTCCTGCTTTGTCTTGGCCCCCTCCAGGGCGTGCTTCAGCGCCGTAAACAGACCGTCGAATATCTGATCTGAAAGGGCCGCGACCTGTTCATCCAGTTGCCTGCGCTCCAGCAGGGCACTTTGCAAAAAACAGCCATAGCCGGGTTCCACCTCCTGACACATCTGGCTGAGCAGGGTTTCAATCTGATTCAGCCCGGCGTCGTCCTGCAGCAGAGGCTGCAACCTGGGCCTGGCGTATTTCTGCTGATAATGCTCAAGACAAAGGTGATAGAGCTGGTGCTTGTCACCAAAGCTGTTGTAGAGACTGAAGCGATTGATCCCCAGATGCTCCACCAGATTGGCCACAGAAGTGGCTTCGAAACCACGTTGCCAGAACAGCCCCATAGCCCGCTCCAGCACCTCCTCTCTGTCGAAGCAACACTGCCTTGCCATAGCCCCTCCAAAATTCTTGACCGTTCGTTCTGATACAGATAGATTCTAATCTAAACGATCGTTCCGGAAAAGGAGTGTCAATGAAGATCCATCAAACTGCCCCCACCCCAAACTGCCTGAGAGTGTCCCTGTATCTGGCAGAAGCCGGCCTGGAGGTCCCCCGCCAGGAGGTGAACATTCGCGACGGCGAAAACCTCTCCGACGAGTTTCGCCGCCTCAGTGCCAACGGTCATGTGCCGGTTCTGGAGCTGGATGACGGCGACACCATCTGCGAAAGTCTGGCCATCTGCCGATACTTCGAAGCATTGAATCCCACAGGCCTGTTCGGTACCTCGCCGCTGGAGCAGGCAAAGGTAGAGATGTGGACCCGTATCATCGAGCATCAGGGTCTCATTCCGGCCTTCCAGGCGTTTCGGAATCTCAGTGGTGTCTACGCGGACCGCGAGCGCTGCGTCGAAGCCTGGGGGGAGGAGTCCAGAAAGAGACTGGATGAATTTCTCCCCAAACTGGAAGCGCGCCTGGGTGAGAGCCCTTATCTGGCCGGTGACCGCTTCACCCTGGCCGACATCACCGCCTGGGCGCTCTTTGCCTTTATGGATAGGGTGAAGTTCTCCATGGCCCAGACCTTCCCAAACATTGAGCGCTGGCGCGCCGCAGTGGCCGCCCGTCCCGCATTCAGAGAGTAAGGAGTTTTCATGATTGACCTGTATACCGCCGCGACCCCCAATGGCCACAAGGTGTCCATTGCCCTGGAGGAGATGGGGCTGGAGTATCGTGTGCATCCGTTGGATCTGATGACTCTGGAGCAGAAGCAGCCTGAGTTTGTGGCCATCAACCCCAATGGGCGCATTCCTGCCATCGTGGATGGGGACAACGACGATTTTGCGGTGTTTGAGTCCGGCGCCATCCTGCTTTACCTGGCGGAGAAGACCGGCAAGTTTCTGCCCAAGGACCCCAAGGCGCGCTCCAGGGCCATTCAGTGGCTGATGTTCCAGATGGGGGGCGTGGGCCCCATGATGGGTCAGGCCAATGTGTTCTATCGATACTTCCCTGAGAAGATCCCCGCTGCCATTGAACGCTACCAGAAAGAGGGCCGGCGCCTGTTTGAGGTGATGGACAGCCAACTGGCCAAGACACGATATCTGACCGAAGAGTACTCCATTGCCGACATGGCCACCTGGCCCTGGGTGCGCATCCATGAATGGAGTGGTATCTCCATCGAAGGTCTGCCAAACCTCAAGCGCTGGCTGGATGAACTGGCGGAGCGCCCCGCTTGTCAGAAGGGCATTCTGGTGCCTCCTCCGTCGGAGATGAGTGATGAGGAGCGGGCGGAGGCGATCGCCAAGATGGTCACCAAGTAGATCGATTTATGGGGTTTCTACGTATTGGGTAGACTGGCTCAGGATCAGGAGGCCCCATGCACATTCACGCATACTGGCTCGGCGCCGCCGGGCTGATTCCCTTTATCGCCCTGCCAGTGATGATGGTGCTCGGTGCCATCTCTGCGGACACCGCCGTGATGGGATTTGCCCAGTACAGTGCCATCATTCTCTCTTTTTTGGGGGGCATTCACTGGTATCAGAGTGTCATCGCCCAGGCCCGGCCCTGGCAGACCTATCTGGCCATGGTGCCAAGCATTCTGGCTTGGGTAACCCTGGTGGGTCTGGGCCCGGTAAGTGCCTTACCCTGGCTGGCGGTGGGGTATTTGCTGATGCTGGTAAGCGACCGCTGGATTGAAGGCAAGCCCCAGGGATATGGCGGGTTGAGGCAGGGATTGACCGCCGTCGCCCTGATCATGCACCTGGCGTTCTGGCTGGCCTAATCAACCATTTGCTTCGGCATCGGTGCCCGGTCTGTGCTACCCTTCGCGCTCCCTGATTTGGGGTAGCGACATAGGAGATTGTCTGTGAAGGAGCACATTGCCCTGAGCCAGACCCGAGCCTGGGTAGAGCGGGTCATCATGAAGTACAACCTGTGCCCCTTTGCCCGTCGGGAGGTGGAGGCGGACAGCATACGTTACGCTGGGATCGACGCGGCGGAGTTGCCCAGGGCACTGGAAGCGCTGTTTCTTGAGTGCCAATACCTGGATGGGCACCCGGAGGTGGCCACCACCCTCTGTGTTCTGACCGGTGGCTTCAGCGAGTTTGACCACTACCTCGAATTGGTGGAACTGGCCACCTCTTTGCTGCAGATGCAGGGTTATGACGGCGTTTATCAGTTGGCGAGTTTTCATCCGGATTACTGCTTTGCCGGAGAGCCGGAAGACGACCCGGCAAACTTCACCAACCGTTCTCCCTGGCCGACGATCCATCTGATTCGGGAAGAGAGTATGGCCAGGGCATTGGCTGAGTATGAGGACCCTGAGGGGATTCCGGAGCGCAACGTGGCCTTTGCCCGTAAGCGCGGGTCGGAATTTTTCCTGTCTCTGCTGGCGGGAATCAAGAAGCAGTAAAGAGAAGGGCGCCAGCAGGCGCCCTTGTTGATCGCGCTAAAGTGCTACTGCCAGTCCCAGGCGCGGCGGGGTTTCTCATTGGCAACCGAGGTGGCGCTGAAGTGGCCATGGGCCTGGTTGGCCATCAGGGCCTGCATGCCGTTGCGGCTGATGCGGATCAGGTGTTCATGATCGCCCGCTTCGAGATAGATGTGATCCTCTTTACACAGGTCATCCTCGTAAACGGCCATCAGGTTGTAGGGCTTGCCCACGGGGGGCACGGCGCCCAACTCGCAGTCGCTGAACTGACCCTTTAGTTTGGATTCGGGGATCAGATGCAGCTCCCGCTTGAGCTGATCACTGAGCTTTTGAATCACCACCCGATTGGCTGCTGGCACCACCGCCAGGATTCGCCGCCCTTCGTTGTCCTCGAGAACTACGGACTTGGCGGTTTGTCTGGCCGGGACGCCGGCGTTGGTGGCGGACTGGATGGAAGACTGGCTGTGTGCGTGGGGAACCAACTGGTACTGCACCCCAAGGGAATCAAGATAGTCAATGACTTTGATGGCGGCACCCATAGGAACCTCCTTGGTATTGGGTCTCCCCTAAAGTGTATACCAGAGGTTGCCGATGGGTGGATAAAGCTGATTAGACTTTATCCCTCTTTCAGTTAAGCGGGTTGGGGGTGGCCTCTTCCGACGGGGCGACTTTGCAGACATAGACATCGAAGATGACGGTCTTTCCCGCCAGGGGGTGGTTGGCGTCCAGGGTCAGGGTGTCGCCATCGATCTCGGTCAGCGTCAGCTCCATGGGACCGTGATCGGTTTCGGCGTGAATTTGCATGCCTACTTTGAGCTGCTCGGCGCCCTTGATGATGGAGGCGTCCACCTGCTTGACCATCTCGGGGTCGTGGTCACCAAAGGCCAGATCCGGGGTCAGGGTGACGGTAAGGTGGTCGCCGGCCTTGTGGCCCAACAGCACCTCTTCCAGGCCCTCTGCCAGATCGCCCTTGCCATGGACATACACCAGGGGATCGTTGCGTGAGACCACGTCCACCTTCTCTCCGGTGACCAGTCTAAGTGTGTAAGCGATGGATACTACGCAGTTGTTTTCAATATTCACTTTCTGCTCCCGTGGAGGCTAGGGCTCCAGCATACTGCATCCCATCGGTTCGCGCATAGAAAAAGGGTACCCATGGGCACCCTTTATTGTTATCAGATCAGTGAAGCAGACTTTTGACCAGATACTGGATAATTGGATCTTCGTTTCCTTCCGGGTGCAACGCCACCAGTGAGGTTGGCGCCGTGATCCAGTTTCGTTGGCAAAGCTCCTCAAGCAGGTCAAGGTTATCCACTGACGCCTTGCCCGCAAGCAAGGGCTCCA is a genomic window of Ferrimonas sp. YFM containing:
- a CDS encoding YbaK/EbsC family protein codes for the protein MGAAIKVIDYLDSLGVQYQLVPHAHSQSSIQSATNAGVPARQTAKSVVLEDNEGRRILAVVPAANRVVIQKLSDQLKRELHLIPESKLKGQFSDCELGAVPPVGKPYNLMAVYEDDLCKEDHIYLEAGDHEHLIRISRNGMQALMANQAHGHFSATSVANEKPRRAWDWQ
- a CDS encoding GGDEF domain-containing protein, with amino-acid sequence MARVQGDAPRPEWLRALLSKVGEEEHSPFWKTQYNGVVKTRARDRAIKVLMAVGLLTFIPLGLMNLSGDAPVLGSLLLLYGVLLTIECKTVLVHGKGVFGYLVMGLLLACVAISSVWVKGALASYWMFPVVTALVFFAPPKVSAASNLLIIVGVLFASLQSMEPKLAVRMVAALFIVAGVAHFVMTAILRLHAQLVQLSTHDSLTQALNRSQLDDHLTHSLRRDTERPASIALLDIDNFKNINDTYGHDVGDKVITQVVECINTHTRKHDLLFRVGGDEFLILFNDTQPTEAVRVADKLRLAIQSLTLGPGLSVSVSIGLKGAKGALEPRQWIRQADRALYRAKKAGRNQAVLADS
- a CDS encoding DUF3012 domain-containing protein yields the protein MKKIFAALALLSLMTACSPEVGSEAWCKKMEEKPKGDWTANEATDYAKHCVF
- a CDS encoding TetR/AcrR family transcriptional regulator translates to MARQCCFDREEVLERAMGLFWQRGFEATSVANLVEHLGINRFSLYNSFGDKHQLYHLCLEHYQQKYARPRLQPLLQDDAGLNQIETLLSQMCQEVEPGYGCFLQSALLERRQLDEQVAALSDQIFDGLFTALKHALEGAKTKQELGANTDTDLLTHWLVLQIQGIRALLRAGQPDRVTPALTQIVTFLRSQ
- a CDS encoding peptidylprolyl isomerase, yielding MNIENNCVVSIAYTLRLVTGEKVDVVSRNDPLVYVHGKGDLAEGLEEVLLGHKAGDHLTVTLTPDLAFGDHDPEMVKQVDASIIKGAEQLKVGMQIHAETDHGPMELTLTEIDGDTLTLDANHPLAGKTVIFDVYVCKVAPSEEATPNPLN
- a CDS encoding DUF3429 domain-containing protein translates to MHIHAYWLGAAGLIPFIALPVMMVLGAISADTAVMGFAQYSAIILSFLGGIHWYQSVIAQARPWQTYLAMVPSILAWVTLVGLGPVSALPWLAVGYLLMLVSDRWIEGKPQGYGGLRQGLTAVALIMHLAFWLA
- a CDS encoding DUF1415 domain-containing protein gives rise to the protein MKEHIALSQTRAWVERVIMKYNLCPFARREVEADSIRYAGIDAAELPRALEALFLECQYLDGHPEVATTLCVLTGGFSEFDHYLELVELATSLLQMQGYDGVYQLASFHPDYCFAGEPEDDPANFTNRSPWPTIHLIREESMARALAEYEDPEGIPERNVAFARKRGSEFFLSLLAGIKKQ
- a CDS encoding YbaY family lipoprotein, whose amino-acid sequence is MNHFGLALVASALLVTGCANQPQSENVSGSVSYRERIALPPGAVVKVALQDTSKQDVAAETLAEQTYTINGAPPYPFELTYDPDRLKPGHSYTLSARIEGPHGRLMFINTSVENAFDGDGNNMMLQMVAHEQAPDLPLKDTHWILSHIQGEPAPLGMQDKAANLVVNQEGIAAGFSGCNRYHGRYLDDSGKIAAGPMAATMMACPQGMDLEREYLAHLSQTTRYEIRGNTLSLLDDAGTELLRFISQ
- a CDS encoding glutathione S-transferase, with the protein product MKIHQTAPTPNCLRVSLYLAEAGLEVPRQEVNIRDGENLSDEFRRLSANGHVPVLELDDGDTICESLAICRYFEALNPTGLFGTSPLEQAKVEMWTRIIEHQGLIPAFQAFRNLSGVYADRERCVEAWGEESRKRLDEFLPKLEARLGESPYLAGDRFTLADITAWALFAFMDRVKFSMAQTFPNIERWRAAVAARPAFRE
- a CDS encoding GGDEF domain-containing protein; the encoded protein is MAGLVLFLTLAIALLAIQLLRYQQRIDKARLHSKRLAQILDHAGAHIYTKDRNQHYTYANKPCLDLFQIDESQIPDFSDSHYFPIETQQQLKAIDRKVLGGEANQEEVIVEREFGKPTVYLETKHPLREDNGQINELVGISTDVTELWRLKKALEMQANIDPLTGIANRLKLDATFQTEIDRARRYQTPLCILLGDVDLFKEVNDQFGHQVGDRVLITIAELIQSSLRSSDYAGRWGGEEFLIICPQTELNQATKLAERIRQEVESHQFETGRKLSISFGVASFTDSDSVSSLTSKADRALYQAKAGGRNRVCHTV
- a CDS encoding TlpA disulfide reductase family protein — protein: MKWIKQGAQLVVVLLAALWLGGWVRGMMMSPAHGSVPGAPLPVLTQVHSDWFLSGDFAPPVGAGNRLVYLFAPWCTICKLTFPHLEQWQQQGRAVTPVALSYQSTQEVTDFLESFSGTPEQVLMGNRALAQQLDVLAFPTYLIVDEQGQILSSRVGYLPEWMLGLYLDYYGI
- a CDS encoding glutathione S-transferase N-terminal domain-containing protein, with amino-acid sequence MIDLYTAATPNGHKVSIALEEMGLEYRVHPLDLMTLEQKQPEFVAINPNGRIPAIVDGDNDDFAVFESGAILLYLAEKTGKFLPKDPKARSRAIQWLMFQMGGVGPMMGQANVFYRYFPEKIPAAIERYQKEGRRLFEVMDSQLAKTRYLTEEYSIADMATWPWVRIHEWSGISIEGLPNLKRWLDELAERPACQKGILVPPPSEMSDEERAEAIAKMVTK